In the genome of Marinobacter sp. ANT_B65, one region contains:
- a CDS encoding tetratricopeptide repeat protein encodes MSRQGILNTGMVLALLSLAGCASGPGGSVYVPAGGEASSAPEPPRTTENNEKPQVWRKSEQPEVRKPEQAPRSSKPSYSDAGDELSPAALSLVREADRLLSNGNAEGAIVRLERAQRIAPRSAEVYFKLSEAYVAGNKLGTAEQFTLKGLSLAGNDARLQRAGWLLLADIRRARGNVAGASQAEERASAL; translated from the coding sequence ATGAGTAGGCAAGGTATTCTTAATACGGGTATGGTCCTGGCGTTACTGAGTCTGGCTGGGTGTGCCTCCGGCCCGGGTGGTTCTGTTTATGTGCCTGCAGGCGGAGAAGCTTCCAGCGCCCCGGAGCCACCACGTACTACGGAGAATAACGAAAAGCCGCAGGTCTGGCGAAAAAGTGAGCAGCCGGAGGTCCGTAAGCCGGAACAGGCTCCGCGTAGTAGCAAGCCCAGCTACAGTGATGCCGGGGATGAGCTGTCACCAGCTGCGTTGAGCCTGGTGCGTGAGGCAGACCGCCTGTTGAGTAATGGCAATGCCGAGGGCGCGATTGTGCGGCTGGAACGTGCGCAACGCATCGCGCCAAGGTCGGCGGAGGTTTACTTCAAACTGTCGGAAGCATACGTGGCTGGCAACAAGCTTGGCACGGCAGAGCAGTTTACGCTTAAGGGGTTGTCGCTGGCGGGGAATGATGCCCGGCTGCAGCGTGCGGGCTGGTTATTGCTGGCGGATATACGTCGGGCCCGGGGTAACGTAGCGGGGGCCAGTCAGGCAGAAGAGCGGGCCTCTGCCCTGTAG
- the mrcB gene encoding penicillin-binding protein 1B — protein sequence MVVRVSAIGFVLLAGWMVYLDAVVTDRFEGRRFEVPSRVYARPMELYDGAGVSSGALERELALSGYRKGDGAKPGSYLRNGGHFIISTRGFRFPDGDEPRRKLSLNIYGDRVQDFSVLAGDGAAIVRLEPARIGGIYPAHKEDRILVRLDDVPSLLPAALMAVEDRNFYDHFGIAPASIARAMLANLRAGQIVQGGSTLTQQLVKNFLLTRDQTLLRKGNEALMSILLELHYEKDDILETYLNEVYLGQAGTRSINGFGLASQFYFGESLRDLGVHQIALLVGMVKGPSYYNPRRHPERATQRRNLVISEMEEAGLIDASKAARARGLSLGVSAKPSYSENRYPAYIDLVRRHLARDYREEDLRSEGLRIFTTLDPAIQYAAEYAITDTVPRLARGDTAKALEATLVVTSKDTGEVLALVGGKNPQFAGFNRALDAHRPIGSLIKPFTYLTALEQPERYTLMTPVLDKSFALEFDDGKRWEPKNYDGKERGEVPLHLALSRSYNLPAVRVGLDVGVPAVRETLRAFGVVTPISEYPSMLLGSVAMSPVTVAQIYQGLATSGFNTPLRTIREVTDSDGKALSRYSLEVDQVADPAAVHLLQYAMQETMQEGTGRSAYYSLPKELTLAGKTGTTDDGRDSWFAGFSGDLLAVAWVGRDDNGPTALTGATGALPVWSRFMAQVPQHGFSPVVPDGVSYHWVNPEMQALTDEYCDNARLMPFISGSEPTQKVSCSGTLERKIRGWFEGLFQ from the coding sequence ATGGTCGTCCGTGTTTCCGCCATTGGGTTTGTGTTGCTGGCGGGCTGGATGGTCTATCTCGATGCAGTCGTTACTGACCGGTTTGAAGGACGGAGGTTTGAAGTGCCATCGCGGGTTTATGCCCGCCCTATGGAACTTTATGACGGCGCTGGTGTGAGTTCCGGGGCACTGGAACGGGAGTTGGCACTATCTGGCTATCGTAAAGGTGATGGCGCGAAACCTGGCAGTTATCTCCGCAATGGCGGGCATTTTATTATCAGTACCCGGGGCTTTCGCTTTCCTGACGGGGACGAGCCCCGGCGGAAGCTTTCACTGAACATTTATGGTGACAGGGTTCAGGATTTTTCTGTCCTGGCCGGAGATGGCGCGGCAATCGTGCGGCTGGAGCCGGCCCGCATCGGCGGAATTTATCCCGCCCACAAGGAAGACCGGATTCTTGTGCGCCTGGATGATGTTCCTTCTCTGTTGCCAGCTGCACTTATGGCGGTGGAAGACAGGAATTTCTACGATCACTTCGGAATCGCACCGGCCTCTATCGCCCGGGCCATGCTGGCGAATCTGCGCGCCGGGCAGATCGTCCAGGGTGGCAGTACCCTGACTCAGCAGCTGGTAAAAAACTTCTTGCTTACCCGGGATCAGACGCTGTTGCGAAAGGGAAATGAGGCGTTAATGTCGATCCTGCTCGAGCTGCATTACGAGAAAGACGACATCCTGGAAACCTATCTTAACGAGGTGTATCTGGGCCAGGCGGGCACCCGAAGCATTAACGGGTTCGGGCTTGCCAGCCAGTTTTATTTTGGTGAGTCACTGAGAGATCTGGGTGTGCATCAGATTGCTCTGCTTGTGGGTATGGTCAAAGGTCCGAGCTACTATAATCCGCGCCGGCACCCGGAGCGAGCTACCCAGCGCCGGAATCTGGTTATCAGTGAGATGGAAGAAGCGGGCCTCATTGATGCATCGAAAGCCGCGCGCGCGCGCGGCCTGTCGCTGGGAGTCAGCGCAAAGCCGTCGTACTCTGAAAACCGTTATCCTGCCTACATCGATCTTGTACGGCGTCACCTGGCGCGTGATTACAGGGAAGAGGACCTGCGCAGCGAAGGGCTTCGCATATTTACTACCCTTGATCCGGCTATTCAGTATGCTGCCGAATATGCCATTACGGATACAGTGCCCCGGCTGGCCCGCGGCGATACCGCTAAGGCTCTGGAGGCAACTCTTGTAGTAACGTCCAAAGATACCGGCGAGGTCCTGGCACTTGTTGGTGGAAAAAATCCTCAGTTTGCGGGGTTCAACCGGGCTTTGGATGCCCACCGTCCGATTGGCTCGCTGATCAAGCCCTTTACATACCTGACTGCACTGGAGCAGCCGGAACGCTATACCCTGATGACCCCGGTGCTCGACAAGTCCTTCGCTCTGGAATTCGATGATGGCAAGCGCTGGGAGCCCAAAAACTATGACGGTAAAGAACGCGGAGAGGTTCCTCTGCATCTTGCCCTTTCTCGCTCATACAATCTGCCGGCAGTGCGGGTAGGTCTGGATGTTGGCGTTCCTGCTGTCCGCGAGACCCTGCGAGCTTTTGGTGTGGTTACACCTATTTCGGAATACCCCTCAATGCTGCTTGGTTCGGTTGCCATGAGTCCGGTAACTGTAGCCCAGATCTATCAGGGGTTGGCCACCTCGGGATTTAATACGCCCCTGCGCACCATCCGGGAAGTGACTGATTCCGATGGCAAAGCGCTTTCACGCTATAGCCTGGAAGTGGACCAGGTTGCAGATCCTGCAGCCGTGCATTTACTGCAGTACGCAATGCAGGAAACCATGCAGGAAGGTACCGGGCGCTCGGCTTACTATTCGCTTCCAAAAGAACTGACGCTGGCTGGTAAAACAGGAACAACCGATGATGGTCGTGATTCCTGGTTCGCAGGATTCAGTGGCGACTTGCTGGCGGTGGCCTGGGTAGGGCGTGACGATAATGGCCCAACGGCACTGACCGGAGCCACCGGAGCCCTGCCTGTATGGTCCCGCTTTATGGCTCAGGTTCCCCAGCACGGTTTTTCTCCGGTGGTTCCCGATGGCGTGAGCTATCACTGGGTAAATCCTGAAATGCAGGCATTAACTGACGAGTATTGCGATAATGCGCGTCTTATGCCGTTTATATCGGGTAGTGAGCCGACACAGAAAGTGTCCTGCTCTGGTACTCTGGAACGGAAAATTCGAGGCTGGTTTGAAGGGTTGTTCCAATGA